From the genome of Nicotiana sylvestris chromosome 2, ASM39365v2, whole genome shotgun sequence, one region includes:
- the LOC104246562 gene encoding uncharacterized protein, which produces MGNLKNLLITLLLLSFFLLSSSSSSSSSSSSNKFQPRNLGSSLSDNNKAPSPYDQYDHIKNSEPFNFLKKQAGEGEGLQLSTKDKRKKKKKARLNMKRKRDNKNSEYYSSRSFSAMLPKGFVPPSGNSPCHNTYPNSVTFFCDLSTPKVP; this is translated from the coding sequence ATGGGTAATCTCAAGAATCTTTTGATCACCCTTCTCCTCCTTTCCTTCTTTCTcctctcttcctcttcttcttcttcttcttcttcttcttcaaacaaATTCCAACCCAGGAATCTTGGGTCATCACTATCAGATAATAATAAAGCTCCATCTCCATATGATCAGTATGATCATATCAAGAATTCAGAACCATTTAACTTCTTGAAAAAACAAGCAGGAGAAGGAGAAGGGCTACAGTTAAGTACTAAGGATAAacggaagaaaaagaagaaggcgAGACTAAACATGAAGAGGAAAAGAGACAATAAAAATTCAGAATATTATTCCAGCAGAAGCTTTTCAGCTATGCTTCCTAAAGGTTTTGTGCCTCCTTCTGGAAATTCCCCTTGTCATAATACCTATCCCAATTCCGTCACCTTTTTCTGTGATCTTTCCACTCCTAAAGTACCCTAA
- the LOC104246563 gene encoding proteasome subunit alpha type-5-like gives MFLTRTEYDRGVNTFSPEGRLFQVEYAIEAIKLGSTAIGLKTKEGVVLAVEKRITSPLLEPSSVEKIMEIDEHVGCAMSGLIADARTLVEHARVETQNHRFSYGEPMTVESTTQALCDLALRFGEGDEESMSRPFGVSLLIAGHDENGPSLYYTDPSGTFWQCNAKAIGSGSEGADSSLQEQYNKDLTLKEAETIALCILKQVMEEKVTPNNVDIARISPTYHLYSPSEVEEVISRL, from the exons ATGTTTCTCACTAG AACTGAGTACGATAGAGGTGTTAACACCTTCTCTCCTGAAGGCCGGTTGTTTCAAGTTGAATATGCTATTGAAGCCATCAAG CTGGGTTCAACTGCAATTGGATTAAAGACTAAGGAAGGAGTCGTTCTTGCTGTGGAGAAGCGTATTACTTCACCCCTTCTG GAGCCAAGCAGTGTGGAGAAAATTATGGAAATTGATGAGCATGTTGGTTGTGCAATGAGTGGATTGATAGCTGATGCACGGACTCTTGTGGAACATGCACGAGTTGAAACTCAG AACCATAGATTCTCTTATGGTGAGCCCATGACTGTTGAGTCCACTACACAAGCTCTCTGTGATTTGGCCTTGCGGTTCGGTGAGGGCGATGAAGAATCTATG TCCAGACCTTTTGGTGTATCCCTTCTCATTGCTGGTCATGATGAGAATGGTCCTAGCTT GTACTACACTGATCCTTCTGGTACGTTCTGGCAATGCAATGCTAAAGCTATTGGGTCAGGTTCTGAAGGTGCTGACAGTTCTTTGCAGGAGCAATATAACAAG GACCTTACCCTTAAAGAGGCTGAAACCATAGCCCTGTGTATTCTTAAGCAAGTGATGGAAGAGAAG GTGACTCCCAATAATGTTGATATTGCAAGGATATCTCCAACTTACCATCTGTACTCACCATCTGAGGTGGAAGAGGTTATCAGCCGCCTATAA